The nucleotide window CCGCTACCAACATGCTGATTGACCGGCTAGGTGGTCTAGATGCCCTAACCCAACGGTTCAAGGCTTGGGGGTTAACCTCAACAGCTCTGAGAAACCAACTGCCCGACTTAAGTGGAACTAATACGACTAGCGCTAGAGATTTAGCTGACCTGCTACTGCAAATTAACCAGGGTAGGCTGGTGTCACCTCAGTCTCGCGATCGCATCTTTAGCATTATGGAACGCACTAGAAACAATACTCTGCTGCCTCAAGGCATTGGCTCTGAGGCAGATATTGCTCACAAGACTGGTGATATTGGCACGCTAGTTGGTGATGCTGGTGTTGTAGACATGCCTAATGGTAAGCGCTATGTGATTGCTGTGTTGGTCAAGCGTCCGTATAACGATGGTAGAGCGAATGAGCTAATCTCTAGAATTTCTCAGACTGTGTACGATCATCTCAACCGGCCTTGGGAAATTAGTACGTCTGCTACCAAGTCTCCGGCACAGCCTAAAGGCAATGATCGAAGCTCTAGTTCAGCTTCTCCGTCTCCAGCCAATGCCCGATAGGTACAAGTGGTCTGATCGACAGGACAGATTCGGTAGGGCCTTAC belongs to Cyanobacteriota bacterium and includes:
- a CDS encoding class A beta-lactamase-related serine hydrolase — encoded protein: ATNMLIDRLGGLDALTQRFKAWGLTSTALRNQLPDLSGTNTTSARDLADLLLQINQGRLVSPQSRDRIFSIMERTRNNTLLPQGIGSEADIAHKTGDIGTLVGDAGVVDMPNGKRYVIAVLVKRPYNDGRANELISRISQTVYDHLNRPWEISTSATKSPAQPKGNDRSSSSASPSPANAR